One window of the Candidatus Goldiibacteriota bacterium HGW-Goldbacteria-1 genome contains the following:
- a CDS encoding YHS domain-containing protein yields the protein MNVKTAAAATDDEEVICPVMGTKMKKSKAYSSTEYKGKMYYFCCAGCPEMFKKDPEKYINK from the coding sequence ATGAACGTGAAAACGGCTGCAGCTGCCACTGATGACGAAGAAGTAATCTGCCCTGTAATGGGGACAAAGATGAAAAAGTCAAAAGCGTATTCCAGCACGGAATATAAAGGAAAGATGTATTACTTCTGCTGTGCAGGATGCCCTGAAATGTTTAAGAAAGACCCGGAAAAATATATCAATAAATAA
- a CDS encoding CusA/CzcA family heavy metal efflux RND transporter, protein MINKIIELSVKNRLFVVLGTAVMVALGIWSVKNAPLDAVPDMTDTQVIVYSTWDRPPQIIEDQVTYPIISALLGAPKVKDVRGFSDYGFSYVYVIFEDNTDVYWARSRVIEYLSKIQQQLPQGVKTELGPDATGVGWVYQYALVDETGSHSNEELRAFQDWHLKYALQSVKGVAEVASIGGFQKQYQVIVDKNGMLSRNISISDVVEAVKNSNESAGARLLEFSGAEYMVTAGGYIKDKKDIEETVVKVSMNGIPVRVKDVARVSLGPDIRRGVSDYNGLGEAPGGIVIMRYKENAFDVIARVKEKMNGIKLPDGVKAVPVYDRSELIRRAVDTLRNKLIEEMVVVSLIIIIFLMHAPSAMIPILLLPIAVLLSFIPMKIMGLTTNIMSLGGIAIAIGAMVDAAIVVTENVHKKLARWKSEGEQGDYKEVMLHAIKEVGAPSFYSLLVIAVSFIPIFTLEAMEGKLFAPLAYTKNFAMFFAALLAITLAPVLVMTFIKINKKKKKSFVDKYIIGEIHNEEDQPISKFLFKIYGPAVKFVLERPKKIIIAALAVMLAVVPVFFMLGREFMPPLNEGSILYMPTTLPGISVTEASRLLQVQDKILKSFPEVKTVFGKAGRANTSTDPAPYSMMETTVVLKPQNEWGGKKQWYSDDAPEFVKPVLRFFWPERRTWEELIADMDEALKIPGQVNAFTMPIKGRIDMLTTGVRTPVGIKIYGDDLSVIEELGKQMEPLVSAIKGTRSVIAERTAAGYFVDFDIKRRQLARYGLSMKDVQMEIMAAIGGENITWTIEGRERYPINVRYPRDMRSSIEGLKNTYISTMTGKQIPLSLVADIKITTGPGMIRDENGRLAGYVYVDVAGRDIGSYVKELKKTLGSAINLPAGYTLVYSGQFESMQRVKNRMLMVVPLTLLIIFVLIYMNTKSYVKTFIVMLAVPFSLVGAVLVLYLLGYNMSVGVWCGIIALLGVDAETGIFMLLYLDLAYKDRKDKGMLKTVDDLKEAIHHGAVMRVRPKLMTVLTMFVGLLPIMWAASHEIGADVMKRIAAPMVGGIFTSFIMELLVYPAVYLLWRKMQLDKAESKPAEITEN, encoded by the coding sequence ATGATAAATAAAATAATAGAACTTTCAGTTAAAAACAGGCTTTTTGTCGTGCTTGGAACCGCAGTTATGGTGGCGCTTGGAATATGGTCGGTTAAAAACGCGCCGCTGGACGCAGTTCCCGACATGACAGATACCCAGGTTATAGTTTATTCCACATGGGATCGGCCTCCGCAGATAATTGAAGACCAGGTGACGTATCCTATTATATCGGCCCTGCTTGGCGCGCCAAAGGTGAAAGACGTGCGCGGGTTTTCCGATTATGGGTTTTCATACGTGTATGTCATATTTGAGGACAACACCGATGTGTACTGGGCGCGGTCTCGCGTCATTGAATATCTTTCTAAGATTCAGCAGCAGCTGCCGCAGGGTGTAAAGACAGAACTTGGCCCTGACGCGACAGGCGTGGGATGGGTTTATCAGTACGCGCTTGTGGATGAAACCGGCAGCCATTCAAATGAAGAGCTGCGCGCTTTTCAGGACTGGCATTTAAAGTACGCGCTGCAGTCCGTCAAAGGCGTGGCAGAAGTGGCATCCATAGGCGGGTTCCAGAAACAGTACCAGGTGATAGTGGATAAGAACGGCATGTTATCAAGGAATATTTCAATTTCAGATGTGGTGGAAGCGGTAAAAAATTCCAACGAATCCGCGGGCGCAAGGCTTCTGGAATTTTCCGGCGCGGAATACATGGTGACAGCCGGCGGTTATATTAAGGATAAAAAAGACATTGAAGAAACGGTTGTAAAAGTATCAATGAACGGAATCCCCGTGCGCGTAAAAGACGTGGCACGGGTTTCGCTTGGGCCTGACATAAGGCGCGGCGTGTCCGACTATAACGGACTGGGAGAGGCGCCCGGCGGAATAGTGATAATGAGGTATAAAGAAAACGCGTTTGACGTGATAGCGCGGGTAAAGGAAAAAATGAACGGAATAAAACTTCCCGACGGCGTTAAAGCGGTTCCTGTTTATGACAGGTCTGAACTTATAAGGCGGGCTGTTGACACGCTAAGAAACAAACTTATTGAAGAAATGGTTGTGGTCTCTCTCATAATCATAATTTTTCTTATGCACGCGCCTTCCGCCATGATTCCCATATTGCTGCTGCCCATTGCGGTGCTTTTGTCGTTTATCCCGATGAAGATAATGGGGCTTACCACCAATATAATGTCGCTTGGCGGCATAGCCATTGCAATAGGCGCTATGGTGGATGCCGCGATAGTTGTGACCGAAAACGTGCATAAAAAACTGGCGCGGTGGAAATCGGAAGGGGAGCAGGGCGATTATAAAGAGGTAATGCTGCATGCAATAAAAGAAGTGGGCGCGCCTTCGTTTTATTCCCTTTTAGTCATCGCGGTTTCTTTCATCCCCATCTTTACGCTTGAAGCCATGGAAGGAAAACTTTTCGCGCCGCTGGCGTACACAAAAAATTTCGCGATGTTCTTCGCGGCGCTGCTTGCCATAACGCTGGCGCCGGTGCTTGTAATGACGTTTATAAAAATCAACAAAAAAAAGAAGAAAAGTTTTGTGGACAAATATATTATCGGGGAAATTCATAACGAAGAAGACCAGCCCATATCAAAGTTTCTTTTTAAAATATACGGGCCTGCGGTAAAATTTGTTTTAGAACGGCCGAAAAAAATTATTATTGCCGCTCTGGCAGTCATGCTTGCGGTTGTGCCCGTGTTTTTTATGCTTGGCCGCGAATTTATGCCGCCTTTAAATGAAGGAAGCATCCTGTATATGCCCACAACCCTTCCGGGGATATCAGTGACAGAGGCGTCAAGGCTGCTTCAGGTGCAGGATAAAATATTAAAATCTTTTCCGGAGGTTAAGACAGTATTCGGCAAGGCGGGAAGGGCAAACACTTCCACAGACCCGGCGCCTTATTCCATGATGGAAACAACAGTTGTATTAAAACCGCAGAACGAGTGGGGCGGAAAAAAACAATGGTACAGTGATGACGCGCCGGAATTTGTAAAACCCGTGCTGCGGTTTTTCTGGCCGGAGCGCCGTACCTGGGAAGAATTGATAGCGGATATGGATGAAGCGCTGAAAATACCGGGGCAGGTGAACGCTTTTACAATGCCTATCAAAGGAAGGATAGACATGCTGACCACTGGTGTGCGCACTCCGGTGGGGATAAAAATATACGGCGATGACCTGTCTGTAATTGAAGAGCTGGGAAAACAGATGGAACCCCTGGTGTCCGCCATTAAAGGCACAAGAAGCGTTATTGCTGAAAGGACAGCCGCGGGTTATTTTGTGGATTTTGACATAAAAAGGCGGCAGCTGGCAAGGTACGGGCTTTCCATGAAAGATGTGCAGATGGAAATAATGGCAGCCATAGGCGGGGAGAATATTACCTGGACTATAGAGGGCAGGGAAAGATACCCCATAAACGTGCGTTACCCGCGCGACATGAGAAGCAGCATAGAAGGGCTGAAAAACACATATATTTCCACAATGACCGGAAAACAGATTCCGCTGTCTTTAGTGGCGGACATAAAAATTACAACAGGGCCCGGCATGATAAGGGATGAAAACGGAAGGCTTGCCGGTTACGTGTATGTGGATGTGGCGGGCCGCGATATTGGCAGCTATGTGAAGGAACTTAAAAAAACGCTTGGCAGCGCAATTAATCTTCCCGCGGGATATACGCTTGTTTACAGCGGGCAGTTTGAATCCATGCAGAGGGTTAAAAACAGGATGCTTATGGTGGTCCCGCTGACGCTTCTTATTATATTTGTTCTGATTTACATGAATACAAAATCATACGTGAAGACATTTATTGTAATGCTTGCGGTGCCGTTTTCCCTTGTGGGCGCGGTGCTGGTACTATACCTTCTTGGGTATAACATGTCAGTCGGGGTATGGTGCGGAATAATAGCGCTGCTTGGCGTGGACGCGGAGACCGGTATCTTTATGCTTTTGTACCTTGACCTTGCGTACAAAGACAGAAAAGATAAAGGGATGTTAAAGACTGTGGATGATTTAAAAGAGGCAATTCACCACGGCGCGGTCATGAGGGTAAGGCCAAAACTTATGACAGTGCTTACCATGTTTGTGGGCTTGCTCCCCATAATGTGGGCGGCGTCCCATGAAATAGGCGCGGATGTCATGAAACGCATTGCGGCTCCCATGGTGGGCGGAATTTTTACATCTTTTATAATGGAACTGCTTGTATATCCGGCAGTCTATCTTCTGTGGAGAAAAATGCAGCTGGATAAAGCAGAGTCAAAACCGGCAGAAATTACTGAAAATTAA
- the glpK gene encoding glycerol kinase, with translation MSEKKYVGAIDQGTTSTRFILFTKNGEPVSSHQIEHKQIYPQAGYVEHNAAEIWENTQECIKQTLLKSKIKPEEIASIGITNQRETTVIWDKTTGTPLYNAIVWQDLRTAEICEQLSKAGSVDVASTDAKSGQYRFQKTTGLPLATYFSGPKIKWLIDNVPKVADAVKSGSAIFGTMDTWIIWNLTGVHATDVSNASRTMLMNIETLKWDKSMMYQLGVPDSLLPKICPSSSASAYGATKPDGVFKASIPVTGCLGDQQAALFGQACYDEGDAKNTYGTGCFLLLNTGHKPIISSNGLITTAGYLIEGEKPVYALEGSVAVAGSLVQWFRDKLGIISSAPEIDKLAESVEDNGGVYFVPAFSGLFAPHWRSDARGLIIGLTHFTGRAQIARAVLEAVDFQAREIFEAMEKDSGIKLTSLKVDGGMTASNLLMQFQADILDVNVILPKVAETTALGAAYAAGLAVGFWKNKDEIRKNWALSKEWKPRMDPEKREKYFSEWKKAVERSKGWV, from the coding sequence ATGTCCGAAAAAAAATATGTAGGCGCCATAGACCAGGGAACCACAAGCACCCGCTTTATCCTTTTCACCAAAAACGGCGAACCCGTATCATCACACCAGATTGAACACAAACAGATTTACCCGCAGGCAGGTTATGTGGAACATAATGCGGCGGAGATATGGGAAAACACGCAGGAATGCATTAAACAAACCCTTTTAAAATCAAAAATAAAACCGGAAGAAATTGCGTCCATTGGAATTACCAACCAGCGTGAAACAACCGTGATATGGGATAAAACCACGGGCACACCGCTTTATAACGCCATAGTCTGGCAGGATTTAAGGACAGCTGAAATATGCGAACAATTATCAAAGGCGGGTTCTGTTGACGTGGCATCAACTGACGCCAAGTCCGGCCAGTACAGGTTTCAGAAAACAACAGGCCTTCCGCTTGCAACCTACTTTTCGGGCCCAAAAATAAAATGGCTTATTGATAACGTCCCCAAAGTTGCAGACGCGGTCAAGTCAGGCAGCGCCATTTTTGGCACGATGGACACGTGGATAATCTGGAACTTAACCGGCGTCCATGCCACCGATGTTTCCAACGCAAGCCGCACCATGCTTATGAACATTGAAACCCTTAAATGGGACAAGTCAATGATGTACCAGCTGGGCGTGCCGGACAGTTTGCTTCCAAAAATCTGCCCTTCTTCTTCCGCGTCAGCATACGGCGCGACAAAACCTGACGGTGTTTTTAAAGCTTCAATCCCCGTCACCGGCTGCCTTGGCGACCAGCAGGCCGCGCTTTTTGGCCAGGCGTGTTATGACGAAGGCGACGCAAAGAATACATACGGCACAGGGTGCTTTCTTCTTTTAAATACAGGACATAAACCCATAATATCTTCAAACGGGCTTATTACCACAGCGGGATATTTAATAGAGGGCGAAAAACCGGTGTACGCGCTGGAAGGTTCTGTTGCCGTGGCCGGCTCCCTGGTGCAGTGGTTCCGCGATAAACTTGGCATAATTTCTTCGGCGCCGGAAATAGATAAGCTTGCCGAATCAGTTGAAGATAACGGCGGGGTTTATTTTGTTCCAGCTTTTTCAGGTTTGTTTGCCCCGCACTGGCGCAGCGACGCGCGCGGGCTTATAATAGGCCTTACCCATTTTACCGGCAGGGCGCAGATAGCCAGGGCGGTTTTAGAAGCCGTGGATTTTCAGGCGCGCGAAATTTTTGAAGCTATGGAAAAAGATTCCGGAATTAAGTTAACATCATTAAAAGTTGACGGCGGCATGACCGCAAGCAATTTATTAATGCAGTTTCAGGCGGACATACTGGACGTAAACGTTATACTTCCAAAAGTGGCGGAAACCACAGCCCTTGGCGCGGCTTACGCGGCAGGGCTTGCGGTCGGGTTCTGGAAAAACAAAGATGAAATCCGCAAAAACTGGGCATTGTCGAAAGAGTGGAAACCCAGGATGGATCCGGAAAAACGTGAAAAATATTTTTCAGAATGGAAAAAAGCTGTGGAGCGAAGCAAGGGCTGGGTTTAA
- a CDS encoding FAD/NAD(P)-binding oxidoreductase translates to MKKNYDVIIIGSGIVGSLIARYMSRYELSILVVEKQADVGMCPSSANSAIIHAGYDPKPGSVKAVMNAEGNKIWHTLAPELGIMHKETGSCVAAIGEEELPALDKLLENGRANGIPGLEIISGSEFLKKEPLINPLISGVLWSPTAMVIDPFGAVLAAAENAVTNGAEYLFETEFTGFIFEGNNITGIHTNKGDFSCRWAVNAAGLYSDEVAHKAGIRKDFKIIPRKGGYLVFDAAKFQINNVLFPVPSGLGKGTLVSVTTHSNILIGPDNEPASDKEDTSTTAFGMAAIISGAKKLIPTIDERNAIAMYEGIRAKGSGDRDFIIERPDEIKGFINICGIESPGFASAPAIALKAIELMKEGGESFIEKKSWNPVRKPFPHFHRMNLEEKAALVKQNPAYGRIVCRCEEVTEGEIIDAIHSPIPARTYDGIKRRTWLGTGRCQGAFDYPRVIQILARELGIDETEVTKKGKGSNLVFRKTKDVLNG, encoded by the coding sequence ATGAAAAAAAATTATGATGTAATAATAATCGGCTCCGGCATCGTCGGTTCGCTTATCGCGCGCTATATGTCCCGGTATGAGTTGTCCATACTTGTCGTAGAAAAGCAGGCAGATGTGGGTATGTGCCCTTCTTCCGCCAACAGCGCCATTATTCACGCGGGCTATGACCCCAAACCCGGCTCTGTAAAAGCCGTTATGAACGCCGAAGGCAATAAAATATGGCACACCCTTGCGCCCGAACTTGGAATCATGCACAAAGAAACAGGCAGCTGTGTCGCGGCGATAGGAGAAGAGGAACTTCCCGCGCTTGATAAACTTCTTGAAAACGGCAGGGCAAACGGCATTCCCGGGCTGGAGATTATAAGCGGCAGCGAGTTTTTAAAAAAAGAACCTTTAATAAACCCTTTGATTTCCGGTGTGCTGTGGTCGCCTACCGCCATGGTAATAGACCCTTTCGGCGCCGTGCTTGCGGCGGCAGAAAACGCGGTAACCAACGGCGCAGAGTATCTGTTTGAAACTGAATTTACAGGTTTTATTTTTGAAGGTAATAATATAACCGGTATTCATACAAATAAAGGCGATTTTTCCTGCAGATGGGCAGTAAACGCGGCAGGGCTTTATTCGGATGAGGTCGCGCACAAAGCCGGAATAAGAAAAGATTTTAAAATCATCCCCCGCAAAGGCGGCTATCTTGTTTTTGACGCTGCAAAATTTCAGATTAACAATGTCCTGTTCCCTGTGCCGTCCGGCCTTGGCAAAGGCACACTTGTATCCGTCACAACCCACAGTAATATTTTAATAGGCCCTGACAATGAACCCGCGTCTGATAAAGAAGACACATCAACCACGGCTTTTGGCATGGCTGCAATAATTTCCGGGGCAAAAAAACTTATCCCTACAATTGACGAGCGTAACGCGATTGCAATGTACGAAGGCATCCGCGCCAAAGGCAGCGGCGACAGGGATTTTATCATTGAAAGGCCTGATGAGATAAAAGGTTTTATAAATATATGCGGGATAGAGTCGCCGGGCTTTGCCTCCGCGCCGGCAATTGCGTTAAAGGCAATTGAACTTATGAAAGAAGGCGGAGAAAGTTTTATAGAGAAAAAATCATGGAACCCGGTAAGAAAACCTTTTCCCCATTTTCACAGGATGAATTTGGAGGAAAAAGCCGCGCTTGTTAAACAGAACCCCGCTTATGGCAGAATAGTCTGCAGGTGCGAAGAAGTAACAGAAGGCGAAATTATAGACGCCATACACTCCCCAATCCCCGCGCGCACGTATGACGGGATTAAACGCAGGACATGGCTTGGCACAGGCCGCTGCCAGGGCGCCTTTGATTATCCCCGCGTAATACAGATACTTGCCCGCGAACTTGGAATTGACGAAACAGAGGTCACAAAAAAAGGCAAAGGCAGTAATCTGGTTTTCAGAAAAACCAAGGACGTATTAAATGGCTAA
- a CDS encoding pyridine nucleotide-disulfide oxidoreductase, giving the protein MEKTYDVIVIGAGPAGLAAAIEAKKTGAARVLIIERNNEPGGILTQCIHSGFGSVIFKKDMPGPSYAHNFIEQARELGIEMLFDTMALDITKERVIYATSKNGFMEFKAGAIVLAMGCRERTRAQIRIPGTRPAGVFTAGMVQRMVNIEGFMPGKNFVILGSGDIGMIMARRLTLEGNNVIKVLELMPYLAGLRRNYVQCLQDFNIPLELSTTIKTINGSNRVESVETIKVDESLKQIPGTEQVIPCDSVLLSVGLIPENELSKKAGVILDPLTGGPKVDEKMATNIPGIFAAGNAVTIYDLVDYVSEAGFTAGRNAALFASEKTASLTDTIKITPGDNVRTVVPQAINKQLSNHPVLIELRVTKDFPSPVKIELTDGNNVVLSFREKYARPAEMITLKINPELFMEKTAGISGALKVRAV; this is encoded by the coding sequence ATGGAAAAAACTTATGACGTAATAGTAATCGGGGCCGGGCCTGCGGGCCTTGCCGCCGCCATAGAGGCAAAGAAAACAGGCGCCGCGCGCGTGCTTATAATAGAAAGAAACAACGAACCGGGCGGCATTTTAACCCAGTGCATTCACAGCGGCTTTGGCTCTGTCATATTCAAAAAAGACATGCCGGGTCCGTCCTACGCGCATAATTTCATCGAACAGGCGCGGGAACTTGGCATAGAGATGCTGTTTGACACAATGGCGCTTGATATAACAAAAGAACGCGTCATTTACGCCACCAGTAAAAATGGCTTTATGGAATTTAAAGCGGGCGCGATAGTATTGGCAATGGGATGCAGGGAGCGCACGCGGGCTCAGATAAGAATCCCGGGCACAAGGCCGGCCGGCGTTTTTACCGCGGGCATGGTGCAGAGAATGGTAAATATAGAAGGGTTTATGCCTGGTAAAAATTTTGTGATACTTGGCTCCGGGGATATCGGCATGATAATGGCAAGAAGGCTGACGCTTGAAGGTAATAATGTCATAAAGGTGCTGGAACTTATGCCTTACCTTGCGGGCTTACGCAGAAATTACGTGCAGTGCCTGCAGGACTTTAATATTCCGCTGGAACTTTCCACCACCATTAAAACAATTAACGGCAGCAACAGGGTTGAATCCGTGGAAACCATAAAAGTTGATGAAAGTTTAAAACAGATTCCCGGTACAGAACAGGTTATTCCCTGCGACAGCGTGCTTTTGTCAGTCGGATTAATTCCTGAAAACGAGCTTTCAAAAAAAGCCGGTGTTATACTTGACCCGCTTACAGGCGGGCCGAAAGTTGATGAAAAAATGGCGACAAATATTCCGGGCATATTTGCCGCGGGTAATGCTGTCACCATATACGACCTTGTGGATTATGTCTCTGAAGCGGGGTTTACCGCGGGCAGAAACGCGGCTTTATTTGCCTCTGAAAAAACCGCTTCTTTAACTGATACCATTAAAATTACACCCGGTGATAATGTAAGGACAGTTGTGCCGCAGGCAATAAATAAACAGTTATCAAATCATCCTGTCTTAATTGAACTTAGGGTCACAAAAGATTTCCCTTCCCCTGTCAAAATTGAACTGACAGACGGTAATAATGTGGTGCTTTCTTTCAGGGAAAAATACGCGCGCCCGGCAGAGATGATAACGCTTAAAATAAACCCGGAACTTTTCATGGAAAAAACCGCAGGTATATCCGGCGCCCTTAAAGTGAGGGCGGTATGA
- a CDS encoding molybdopterin oxidoreductase gives MTKKFICIRCPKGCEITTTLDGSGVITEITGNNCKLGVDYVKTEITDPRRTLTTTVEVIGAELPLCPVWTESPIPKDKIMELADALRTIKVNAPVKINQIILENALGTGVNVVAAREIKKHSTLAI, from the coding sequence ATGACAAAAAAATTCATCTGCATCAGGTGCCCCAAAGGGTGCGAAATAACCACAACACTTGACGGCAGCGGCGTCATAACAGAAATTACCGGCAACAACTGCAAGCTTGGCGTTGATTATGTTAAAACAGAAATAACCGACCCGCGCCGCACGCTTACCACAACCGTGGAGGTAATAGGAGCGGAGCTGCCTTTATGCCCTGTCTGGACAGAATCCCCCATACCTAAAGACAAAATAATGGAACTTGCGGATGCATTAAGGACAATAAAAGTAAACGCCCCGGTGAAAATAAACCAGATAATTCTTGAAAACGCCCTGGGAACAGGGGTAAATGTGGTGGCGGCAAGGGAAATAAAAAAACATAGCACCTTAGCTATTTAA
- a CDS encoding ABC transporter ATP-binding protein, producing MLQVNNLTLEFGEQMILDDVTFNIHSGERIGLVGRNGSGKTSLFKLISGELKPDSGTLSLPKNYTIGYLKQHLDFTQPTVLLEACLGLSEDEKDQVWKAEKMLSGLGFSEDDQLRSPAEFSGGFQVRLNLAKVLLAEPHLLMLDEPTNYLDIISIRWLAKFLQRRENELLIITHDREFMDTVTTHTMAIHRNKVKKIQGPTEKLFSQIAAEEEIYEITRMKEQKIRKEAEDFINRFRAQATRASMVQSRIKALDKMEKKDELSNIQELGFKFNYKNFEAKMPLRVKNLSFGYTEDRMLIEDLSIDVEKRDRICVIGKNGKGKSTLLRLLAGELEPKEGTIKMHPESGVGYFGQTNIERLDSSLTIERELSKVRPDLKYSEVRKVCGAMMFSGDLALKHISVLSGGEKSRVSLGKILLNPANILLLDEPTNHLDIESCDSMVLALDNFDGAVIIVTHSELFLHHLANRLIVFNRDKVSVFEGSYQEFLDKEGWEEDEKKPKKQRVEKDSIKQKSTREELEKQQKRIAAKITEAEKKIDENEDFMEALNIKLADAYTNGEKDIIQQLKAEYDEFRKKMDNGYRELEVMIEEMDKITSKLKAEEQA from the coding sequence ATGCTTCAGGTAAACAATTTGACATTGGAATTCGGCGAACAGATGATACTGGATGACGTGACGTTTAACATCCACAGCGGCGAGCGCATAGGCCTTGTGGGAAGAAACGGCTCCGGAAAGACATCGCTTTTTAAACTTATTTCCGGGGAACTTAAACCGGACAGCGGAACGTTATCATTACCCAAAAACTACACAATAGGATATTTAAAGCAGCACCTTGATTTTACGCAGCCCACCGTGCTTTTAGAAGCGTGCCTTGGTTTAAGCGAGGATGAAAAAGACCAGGTCTGGAAAGCGGAAAAAATGCTGTCCGGCCTTGGGTTTTCTGAAGACGACCAGTTAAGGTCGCCGGCGGAATTTTCCGGCGGGTTTCAGGTGCGTTTAAACCTTGCCAAAGTGCTTCTGGCAGAACCGCACCTTTTAATGCTTGACGAGCCCACAAACTATCTGGATATCATATCCATCCGCTGGCTGGCAAAGTTTCTGCAGCGCAGGGAAAATGAACTTTTAATAATCACCCATGACAGGGAATTTATGGACACTGTCACCACCCACACCATGGCGATACACAGGAACAAGGTAAAGAAAATACAGGGTCCCACTGAAAAACTTTTCAGCCAGATAGCCGCAGAAGAGGAAATTTATGAAATCACAAGGATGAAAGAACAGAAGATAAGAAAAGAAGCGGAAGATTTTATAAACCGTTTCCGCGCGCAGGCCACCCGCGCTTCCATGGTGCAGTCGCGTATTAAAGCGCTTGATAAGATGGAAAAAAAGGACGAACTTTCAAACATCCAGGAGCTTGGCTTTAAGTTCAATTACAAAAATTTTGAAGCCAAGATGCCCTTAAGGGTAAAGAACCTTTCTTTTGGATATACGGAAGACAGGATGCTTATAGAAGACCTGTCAATTGACGTGGAAAAAAGGGACAGGATCTGCGTCATTGGAAAAAACGGCAAAGGCAAGTCCACTTTACTGCGCCTTTTAGCCGGCGAGCTGGAGCCAAAAGAAGGAACTATAAAGATGCACCCTGAATCCGGTGTGGGATATTTTGGGCAGACCAATATAGAAAGGCTTGATTCGTCGCTTACAATTGAAAGGGAACTTTCAAAAGTAAGGCCGGATTTAAAATACAGCGAAGTAAGAAAAGTATGCGGCGCCATGATGTTTTCCGGCGACCTTGCGCTAAAACATATATCCGTTCTTTCCGGCGGGGAAAAAAGCCGCGTATCACTGGGTAAAATACTGCTTAATCCGGCAAATATACTATTGCTTGACGAGCCCACAAACCATCTTGACATAGAGTCGTGCGATTCCATGGTGCTGGCGCTGGATAATTTCGACGGCGCTGTAATCATAGTAACGCACAGCGAACTTTTTCTGCACCACCTTGCCAACAGGCTAATTGTATTCAACAGGGATAAAGTTTCAGTCTTTGAAGGGTCGTATCAGGAGTTCCTTGATAAAGAAGGGTGGGAAGAGGATGAAAAGAAACCAAAGAAACAGAGAGTTGAAAAAGACAGCATAAAGCAGAAAAGCACGCGCGAAGAGCTGGAAAAACAGCAAAAGAGAATCGCGGCAAAGATAACCGAAGCGGAAAAGAAAATTGATGAAAATGAAGATTTTATGGAAGCGCTGAATATAAAGCTGGCTGATGCCTATACTAACGGCGAAAAAGACATAATTCAGCAGTTAAAAGCCGAATACGATGAGTTCCGCAAAAAAATGGACAACGGGTACAGGGAACTTGAAGTCATGATAGAAGAGATGGACAAAATAACATCAAAGCTAAAAGCCGAAGAACAGGCATAG